The genomic interval CCTAGCACTTGATTCACATCTGCAATTTCAATAGCCTCGTCCGTAAAGCCAATACATTGATCCAGCAGACTCAAGGCATCGCGCAATCCCCCTTCCGCCGCCTGCACCATCACCGCCAAGGCTTCTTCCGTTACCGTAATATTATTGTTTTTGGCGACTAATCGCAAACGTTCTAACAGGTCGGCCCGGGAAATCCGGTGAAAATCAAAGCGCTGACAACGCGACAGGATGGTGGCGGGCAGTTTATGGGCTTCCGTAGTGGCCAGGATAAAAATTACATGTCCCGGCGGTTCTTCCAAGGTTTTAAGCAAGGCATTGAAAGCCTCTGTAGTAAGCATATGTACTTCATCAATAATATAAACCCGAAACCGGCCGCCCGACGGGACGAACTGCACCCGTTCCCGCAGGTCGCGGATCTCGTCAATCCCCCGGTTGGAAGCCGCGTCAATTTCTAAAACATCCAGGGAACCGCCTTGGTTGATGCTTTGGCAATTAGCGCATTGATTGCATGGTTCCCCGGCCTGGGACTCAAGGCAGTTTACGGCTTTGGCCAGGATCTTCGCAATACTGGTCTTGCCCGTTCCCCGAGGCCCGCAAAAAAGATAAGCGTGACTTATCCGACCCTGCTTCAGGGCATTGATCAAAGTCCGCGTAACGTGTACTTGGCCTACTACTTCACTAAATTTCTGGGGTCGCCATTCCCGGTACAAAGCCACATAAGCCACAAGGGTCCCCCCAATCCAGATAAACTGAAATAAGCCGCCTAATTGGCGGCTCATTTGGGTCAGTAAAATCAATAGCCGTGCACCCGCCTTCGAATTGGCCTCCCAGGCGTTACAGACGCAGTTAGCTCGATCCAGGCTCCCCCACGGCACACTGAAGGGTTCCCTTAGTGCTGCTTCCTTCCAGACCTGACACGGTTCAGGAGTTCCAGTTGCGCAGGACCCAGAGGTCCTCACCACTTACGACTGCCAGACCCTACAAGACAAACCCTCGGGTGGGAATTCAGCCCCGCTGCAGCGGTTTGCGGGTACAGGGCACCGCTACCTCCCCGCCTAGCACGACTAATCCTATATTAAAATAAATGGCGGAGAGAGAGGGATTCGAACCCTCGAGACAGGTTATGCCCATCTACTCGCTTTCCAGGCGAGCGCCTTCGACCAGCTCAGCCATCTCTCCATCCACAGTTTAACAGCTTCATGCCCTACTGATTAAACTACTTATTAAACTATTTACTGTCACCGTAATATTTTATAACTATTTTAATTAAATTGCAAGCGCCAACTCGTTTATTATGTGTTTGTTCTGTGGTGCTGTTACTGTTCACACCCCAACCGAAGCAAAAAAGCCAGTGCTAAATAATCTACTTACAACACTGGCTTTTAATCACCTTTTATCGTTTTCACCTTAGTTCAGAATTGTTGCAACGCTCTTGAACAAGTTGTCCTCTTTGGCACTCAGTAAATCAACTATAGACATGCTGTTGCATAGGTAAACCAAGCTATCAAAGCTCCTGAATGCCATGACTTGCCTTTGTTTTCTTTTAAAATTTCTCCCTTTTCGCTCGCATAGATTATTATTTGCTGGAACTCTAACATCATGCAAAAATAACAAATGGCTGTCTCTATACGTATCCAACCTTCCATAAAGGTTATACCCATCCTTGTAATAATTGGTTGGCGGCTCGTATTCATACTCTTGCTTCGCCAATTCCAATATTTCTTTATAGCTGGCTTCAAACTCTTTCACCTTATCGGGGTCAGGATCGGGATTTTCTACTGAAAGCCCTTTTCGATAGTGGATCATCTCCTGCAACAGCTTCCGCATTTTTCTGTTCCATTGAAGATTTGGCTCATTCTCCATGCTATCCTTAAGATAGCGGAGTACATGAACCAGGCACTCTTGGTGATCGTCGCCATAGCGGTAGAAGGTGATGTCGTGATCATGCACCAGTATCCCGTGGTAGTCTTCGACTGGCGTTTTGGCTATGCCTTTGTGTCCTTTGTGTTCCCTTGCGAAATACAAGGTTATGCCTGGCACGGCACATATGGCAACCTGGACGTTTTTGCCGTTGACCCTGGCGCTTGTGAAATCGGCGTTCATCACCGGTGAAAGCAGAAGGTCGGCAAACGCCTTTTTCTGCTCCGCCTCCGTCTTGGTGGAGAATTCTTTGCTCAGCCCGTTAATCATTCCTTTTGAAATCTGCAATTTACCATCTGTCATGTCAGATAGGAATTCTCTCACTTTGTCTATGGCGACGCCGCAACGGTTATTCAGCAGGAAAGCGACGGCCTTTACGCTACCCCCATAGTTGATATCATTGATAACCCCATTGGGGAAATCGGCATGGACACGCTGGCCGGTACGTACATTTCTAAACTCTGGGGTGTCATATTCAACAACATGAACGGTGATGCCTATATTGACCACCTGCTTGCTGATCACCTTGCCGGTTGGCTTGTATTCATTGCTACGGACATATTTATCCGGTGCGGGGATATCAATGCAGTCTGTAGGTGTGTGTCTTTTCCGGCGATGACCATCGTGACCAGGCTGTCCGCCGGGTTTCCTGCCCGTTTTCTCCCGATTGTTGGTTATTTTCTTATGGTTGGGTTTTCGGGACGAAGGGATAGATGAGTTCTCGTAATCTCGGTTGATCTGCGCTTTCAGTTGCTGGTTCGCTCCTTTTTGCTCCTCAAGTTCTGTCTTGACCTGGTACAGTTCCACAATCTTGTCCCTTAGCTTATCCTTGGCAGCATCGAGCTGTCGCTGTGTTGCGAGAAGCCGATCTTCCAAGGCTTTGATTTTACGGTCTTTTTCGCATAATTCTTTTTCGTGCTCTTTAGAGATGTCTTCGAACACCTGCATCCAGTTCGTGCGCATCGTGACGGTTTCACGATATGCGCCGGCCAGATCTGATTTGAGCTTGGCAATTTCCCGATCTTTGGCGGTAAGCCGCCTTTCACACTGCAAGCGCATCGATATATACTTCTCCCCGGACTCAAATGACTGCACCCGGGAAGTAAGGGATTGCACCTTGTATTGGAGGTTTGTGATGAATTCGAAGTTCGGTCCTATGGTCATTCAACTTTGCTCCTTCATCTTGCCAGCCTTATCTCCGAGCAACACCGTCTGCCAGGCTTTTGATAGTGGGTATAGGTAGATGTCCTTTATCGGGACAATGGCATTATTGTGCCCGCCGTTTCGTCCACGTCCCGTTGTCTTTCCTACATGGATCCAGTTTGCAGCTTTGTAGCAAGTGCCTTTGAAACGGCCGGACTCAACGAACGTTTCGAGCAAACAGATGGAATGTCCATATTTCTGCTCCCAATCGGCAGATATCCTTTTGGATATGATAGATAGTATATGGCTGGCTAAATGAGGGACGCTAACCCAGGGTAGGATGATAAATCGCGAATTATTGGTCGTCATGATGAGATTGACCCTGCGTTCTTCCTTTGTCCAGCCGATAAATGCGTCGCGGTCACGGCAAGACCAAGCAGTAGAACCAAACAGCAGACTGGCAAGAGGCTTCCCGTCGTGGCTACGGACCAGATACGCCATGCTTTCGCTTATGCAGCGATCAAACTTCAAGTAGTGGTACTGGTCTATGTAGGA from Methanofastidiosum sp. carries:
- the dnaX gene encoding DNA polymerase III subunit gamma/tau, whose amino-acid sequence is MAYVALYREWRPQKFSEVVGQVHVTRTLINALKQGRISHAYLFCGPRGTGKTSIAKILAKAVNCLESQAGEPCNQCANCQSINQGGSLDVLEIDAASNRGIDEIRDLRERVQFVPSGGRFRVYIIDEVHMLTTEAFNALLKTLEEPPGHVIFILATTEAHKLPATILSRCQRFDFHRISRADLLERLRLVAKNNNITVTEEALAVMVQAAEGGLRDALSLLDQCIGFTDEAIEIADVNQVLG
- a CDS encoding transposase — protein: MTIGPNFEFITNLQYKVQSLTSRVQSFESGEKYISMRLQCERRLTAKDREIAKLKSDLAGAYRETVTMRTNWMQVFEDISKEHEKELCEKDRKIKALEDRLLATQRQLDAAKDKLRDKIVELYQVKTELEEQKGANQQLKAQINRDYENSSIPSSRKPNHKKITNNREKTGRKPGGQPGHDGHRRKRHTPTDCIDIPAPDKYVRSNEYKPTGKVISKQVVNIGITVHVVEYDTPEFRNVRTGQRVHADFPNGVINDINYGGSVKAVAFLLNNRCGVAIDKVREFLSDMTDGKLQISKGMINGLSKEFSTKTEAEQKKAFADLLLSPVMNADFTSARVNGKNVQVAICAVPGITLYFAREHKGHKGIAKTPVEDYHGILVHDHDITFYRYGDDHQECLVHVLRYLKDSMENEPNLQWNRKMRKLLQEMIHYRKGLSVENPDPDPDKVKEFEASYKEILELAKQEYEYEPPTNYYKDGYNLYGRLDTYRDSHLLFLHDVRVPANNNLCERKGRNFKRKQRQVMAFRSFDSLVYLCNSMSIVDLLSAKEDNLFKSVATILN
- a CDS encoding DUF4338 domain-containing protein: MSTYKRPEITDKLIDTIRQLIADNPDKGRTRLSVMLCEIWDWRDSKGRTKDMSCRDMLNALDKAGKITLPAPKKVTRRPGDSKGVKHLIHDETPINCKLKELQPLRIEVVTSKADWQQIKSYIDQYHYLKFDRCISESMAYLVRSHDGKPLASLLFGSTAWSCRDRDAFIGWTKEERRVNLIMTTNNSRFIILPWVSVPHLASHILSIISKRISADWEQKYGHSICLLETFVESGRFKGTCYKAANWIHVGKTTGRGRNGGHNNAIVPIKDIYLYPLSKAWQTVLLGDKAGKMKEQS